The window TTCTGAGAGGATTGACAGGGAATGTGTCCCGCTCCCGTCGGCGCATGAAAAATATTGTTTTTGTTCTCGGGTTAGCCTTCCTTTTTCTTGCCTTAGCCAGGCCCCAATATGGAGAACGCTGGATTGAGGTCCGGCGTAAGGGGATTGATATCCTTATTGGTGTGGATGTGTCCAAGTCCATGCTTGTGCAGGATATCAAGCCGAGCCGTTTGGAAAGGTCCAAATTGGCTATCCGTGATTTTGTTGCTAAATTAGAGGGAGATCGGGTGGGGCTGCTACCTTTTGCCGGAAGCGCCTTTCTTATGTGTCCGCTAACAACGGATTACGATGCCTTTACGGCCTCCCTGGATACCCTGGATGTGAACAGTATCCCGAAAGGAGGGACTGATATCGGGGCTGCAATCAGGCAAGGGGCAGAGATCTTATCCAATGAAACCAATCATAAAATTCTGGTTTTGGTCACTGATGGTGAGGATCTCAGTGAAGACGCGCTGAAAGCTGCTGAAGAGGCCAAAGGGCATAATATGACAGTCTATGCCCTTGGTGTGGGGACACCGGAGGGCGAACTCGTTCCCGCCCCAGAAGGGCAGGTCGGGCGTTTTGTGAAAGATGAGCAGGGAAATTTTATTACCTCCAGATTGGATGAGCAAACGTTGGCCAGCCTTGCGGAGACCACCAGTGGACTTTATGTGCCTCTGGGCAATATGGGGCAGGGGTTTGATGTTATTTATGAGCGAAAACTCTCCTTAATTCCTCAGGAAGAGCATGGGCAACGGAGGCGTAAAATTCCTATAGAGCGTTTTCCTTGGCCCGTGGCCATGTCGGTGCTTTTTTTAGGAGTGGAGTTCCTTTTATCTGGGCGAAAAAGTGAGTTGGCCTTGCGCTTACCCTTTGTGAAGACAGCAGGCAGGCGAAAGAAGCGGAGTGCAACAGGCCTACGTCTTGGGCTGGCAATCACGGCACTTGCTACGCTTGCCACATTGAGCGGTGTATTGCTGCCCCAAGCACAGGCTTCAGAAGGAGAGGAGCTTTTCCATGCCGGTGATTATGTTGGAGCAGAGGCCTATTATCAAAAAAAACTGGAAAATGAGAAGAGCGACCCTGCCTTATATTTTAATCTAGGGGGGGCCCTCTATCGTCAGGAGAAGTATGAGCAGGCGGCAGGTGCTTTTACGCAGGCCTTGCTGACAGATGACCTCTCACTTCAGGCTCGGAGTTATTATAATCGTGGGAATAGCCAGTTTTTTCTCGGTGCATCAGCCGCAGGAAAGGATAAGGAACAGGCTTTGAATTTGTGGAATGAGGCCAAGAAATCTTTTGAGTCGGCCCTGAAGTTGGAGCCGGAGGACAAGGCGGCTGCCCATAACCTGGAGATGGTGAAGAAGAAGATGGATCAGCTCAAGGAGCAGATGAACCAATCCGGGCAGCAATCTGATAAACCGCAGGAAGGAAAAGAGGGCGAGCAGAAAAAGGACGAGAAGCAGCAGAGCCCAGAGCAACAAAAGAATCAGGGCGAACAGGGAGAGCAAGGAGAGCAAGGAGAGCAAGGAGAGCAAGGAGATCAGAGCGGTTCTCCAGATGAAAAGGACGACGCTGGGCAGCAGGATCAGGAAGCGGCAGAGCAGCAAGAGAAGAAGGAAAAGCAACAGCCTGATGTTGAGCAGAACGCTGCCTCAGAGGCCGAGCAGAACAAGGAGACGCCTACCGCAGAAGATATTCAGAAAGCCGCAGCTGCCCAGGAGAAGCAGGGAGCGCAGCCGGATAAGGACAAACAGATGAGTGCCGAGGATATAGAACGTCGCATGATGGGGAAGATGACCGAAGAGGAGGCAAAAAATCTGTTGGATAGCCTAAAGGAGGAGCAGGGTGAATTGAATTTCCTTCCTCAGGGAGGGAGCAATGACTCTGTGGATAAAGATTGGTGATGAAACAATTAATAAATTCATTCTTTAGGATCAGGACCTGGAAAATGCGCATCCTCTTGTTTTTTATTGTGCTGAGTTGCTTTTTCTCCGCATTCTCTGCTGTAACCACGCTTGCCGCGGATGTTCAGGTAACAGCGGAGATTAATCCCACAAGTTTTTCCGAGGATCAGGCGGCCAGCTTTGTTCTGACGGTGAGCGGTGCCCGGTCAGCAGAACCAGAGATGCCTCGAACTGAAGGTCTGCATATTGTTTATCAGGGGCAGAGCAGTCAGACCTCCTGGGTTAATGGGGAAGTTTCTTCAGCAATATCGTATAATTTTTTGGTTCAGGCTGAAAAACCTGGCAAGTTCACTATTCCACCTGTCAACGTCACGATCAAAGGCGAAACCTATACCACTGAGTCTGTGCAGTGTACGGTGTTGCCCACCCAAAATGCTGGAGGGCAGATCCGGGGAAACTCTGGGGGAGCTCGGGGCTCTTCTTCGGGGGCGAATCCAAATATTGTTGAGATAAAGGATATCGGTTTTATGCGCATCGTTCCAGAAACAAAGCGCATGTATTCCGGCCAAGTGGTCCCTTTTATCCTGAAAGCCTATTTTCGGGCAGGGCAACGAGTCACTCTTAAATCAGCGCCTCGATTGAGTGGAGAAGATTTCCTTCTTCAGTCTTTGGATGAAGAGCCGATTCAGCAACAGGAGCATGTGAAGGGAAAATTATACACCTCTCTGACCTGGAAGGGGACTCTTTCAGCTGTTAAAGAAGGTTCATTTCCCCTGACTGTGGAAATGGATGCAGAAGTATTGGTGCGTTCAAGAAGTCGGCTCCGAGGCAGCCCCTTTGGCTCATCTTTGTTGGATGATCCTTTTTTTGCTGATATTTTAGGGAACTATTCCCGTCGTAATATTACGGTTTCCAGCCCGGAAAACACAGTGACTGTCCTGGACCTGCCAACGGAGAATCGACCTGCTGATTTCAGTGGTGCTATTGGCACCTTTAGCCTGAACGTTGCAGCCTCACCCTTGGACGGTAAAATCGGTGACCCTATTACAATGAAGATGCAGCTTGATGGGAGCGGTAATTTTGCCTTGGTTCAGGCACCAACACTGAGCGACGAACAAGGTTGGAAAACCTATCCAGCCTCGGGCTCGGTGAAAGATTTAGGTGGAGGAAAGGGTGAAAAGACCTTTGAGCAAGCTCTTATCCCCACTGATCAGAGCCTGAATTCCATCCCTCCTGTTCGATTTTCTTATTTTGATCCGAAGATTGAGGAATATGTAACCTTAAACAGTGATCCCATTTTTTTGCATTTACAGAAGGCTGATAATGTCTCGGCAGCTCCGGTCGATGCTCAGAGTACGCCGCAAGCAAAAGCTCCCTTGTCTGCCGGACAGGAGGGGCAAAAGAATCTTGAATCAGCGAATAAATTGCACCTTGCTTCCTTGAAACCTGATTTAGGTAGACTGGTTCCATCGATTGAGCCCCTATATCATAAGCTCTCGTTTGTCCTTTTGCTGGGAATAGCTCTGCTCTTGATTTTGCTGTCTTTGCTGTTCTTTTTGCGACAGAGAAGGCTGGCAAAGGATCCGAGTATTTTGCGGCGTAGAGAGGTACAAGGACGCCTGGCTACGCATTATGAGGGCATGAAAAAGGCTCTGGCGAGCCAGAGTCAAAAGGATTTTCTCCAGCATTGCCGGGCAGCTATTCAGCAAGGGACCGGTCAAGCATGGGGGCTGTCCCCTGAGGCGGTGACGCTTGCTGATCTGGAGCAACGCTTACCGGTTGAGGATCCCCTACGGGCTATTTTTGTCCGTTTGGAGCAGAGTGAGTATGCGGGTGAGCAATTGCCTCAGGCTGATTTAGAGAAGATGTTGCAAACGACCAGAAAGGAATTGGGTAAGCTGGTATGAAACCAACTGTTTTTATCTCTGATTTTATTTTTGATGTAGTGCAGGTCGCGAAGCGGACGAGCTTCCTGCTCTTCGTCCCTTTGTGTTGTCTGTTGCTCTCCGTCGGAGCAAGAGCTGATGATCAGAATAAGCAGGCTGCCGTAGCCCTGTTCGAGCAGGCGAATATTCTCTCTACCCAAGGGAAATTTCAGCAGGCGATTGAGCAGTATTCGGGCCTGATTGATAAATATGGAGTCTCGGCTTCCTTGCTATATAATCTGGCCAATACCTATGCCGCAGCGGGGCAGATAGGCCCCGCAATATTGAACTATGAACGGGCACTGCATTTGTCCCCGGGTGATGCAGATATCCAAGGGAATTTAGCCCAGGTGCGGAAGGACGCTGGTCTATATCAAGAAGAGCAATCGATCTTCAGGCATTTTGTGGAGTTACTTGGAGCCGATCAATGGTTGATGATCGCAGGTTGTGCCTTTCTCTGCTTAGGAGTAAGTGTTTTATTGGCAACCTTGGTTGCAGAGAAGAAAAAAAGAGGCCTCCTGCAATGGGGGGCAACATGCACGTTGCTCGTTGTTATTCTCACGCTTCCTCCTGCCTTCTTTCGTTATCAGGACTGGAATGTCGGGGTTGTGTTGACAGAGGATGCACACCTAGTTATTTCTCCTTTTGCTGATGCTACGCCAGCTGGTGATATCAAGGCAGGAAGACTGATTCAAGTGGAGAGGGAGCACGGAGACTATGTGTTGGTAAAAACGGATAACGGGAAGTCTGGTTGGTTGGCTAAGGACTGTTTTGCCTTGGTTGCCGATATACCGAGAAAATGATGTTCCCTGCTGACTTTTTTTGGGGGGGCGCTGGGAGGGATCAGTCCTTTTTCGGTGGTTGGCCTCCTGGAGGCTTGGAGTTCAACGAGCCTATTTGGGCCATGTGCTCTTCACGACGTCGTTCCTGCCAATAGATCTGCTTATCTTTTAACACACGGTAGATACTGGACGCTTCTTCCTTGTTCAGTTGTTCCAGGCGCCACGGATCAAGCTTAAATTCGGTCTCCTCCATGTACGGGCTGGTATCCTTATAGGGATTATGATAAAAGAGCGTATCATGATATCGGAAGAAGGAGAGCTCTAACGTGGAGCAGAAGTTCCCTTCAATGAGGCGGACAGAGACGAACTGGCGCCATACCTTATCACTTTTATCTTCCAGTTTTCTGAAGCATCCCGCCTTGAACAATATGGCCCGATAATAGGTAAGCACGAGTATCTTATAGTGTCTTTTCCCGATTTCCCTGATAATAAAGGGCCGGTCTCCCTGCTCCTCGGCTGTGAACCACTGTTTGATTCTTTTTTCCAGCTTTGTTTCCGGTTCTTCTGTCGGGTTGAAGATTCGTCGTTTCTTGTCGCCCTTAGGGGGTGTTCGTTTCTCGTCGGTTTTGTTTTCTTCCTTATCAGCAGGAAGCAACTTACCCAGTTTTCTTCCTAAGCGAGAGTTCGTGTCAGCCAGTTTCATGGAAGGTGCCTCCCCGGTTGCAGTCTTTGTTTTATTAGCTTTCCCCTTTCAGGGCAGCTTCTAGCTCCTGAATGAATTCTTTTACTGTGAGTGAGCCACTTCTCTTAAATGGGTGAACTTTAATGGATATACCGCTAGGGTGAACAACCCTGAAATCAGGAAAGCCCTGAACACCTTTTTTCTGTGCCAAGTTTCCTTCTGCCTCCCCTTTCTCCGGGTTTATTTTAATCCTATAATACTTGGAGAGGATGTGCTGAATTTTTTCCTTGCTCAGATAATTTTTGTTCATTTTCTTACAGTAACCGCACCAGTCTGTATAGAAGAAAAGAATATATGGCTTGTTCTTTTTCTTTGCCGCTTTTTCTATTTTTTTGAAACTGGAGGCTTTGGTGTACCACTGGTTGGTTGTCACTGCCTCAGCTGTCGTGCTGAGAAAAAGTACGCTGATAAGCGTAAGGAGCAACAGGGGCATGAAGCGTTTTTTCATTTTTTCATCCTTTAGGGTTGTAGAGCCAACTTTGCTAAAATAGAGGGAAATATCAATTGGGAATGCATTAGGGGCGTTATGGGAGATTGGTGAGAAAGGCGCTGAGTTTTTTTTAGGTGAGATTTCCCATCTGCTGTTGGATAGAGCATAAACTCAGTAACAGCTTGCACTTATTTCATGCGGCAGTGTAGGTGTCTGCACTGGTTTTGTCAACAGGAAAAGGGCGAGGGCAGGGGGGCACTATAGAGGTGGGGGTTTCCGTCTATGCTGCATCGGAGTTTTTCTCGATGCCAGCATGTAGAGACTCTCAAAGCTAGCATGTAGAGTCACCCAATGCTAGTGCTAGCATGGAGAATCGCTTCATGCTGGCATCCACTTTTTTATCACCTGTGTCCCACCCACTCCGTGCCTGGGATGTGATGATAAGGATGCGATGTTTTCGAGGGGGGGGATTATGAAGGGGATGGTAGGTCTTGGCCGGGAGGCGAAACCAAGCCGCAAGCTTGACCAGGGCTTCCCCGGAAAAACCTTTGAACCAAGGAGAGCGCAGGAAGCCCAGGAAGAGCATTATAGGGATGAGCCAACAAAATGTTTGCAGAAATGCAGTGATGATTGGTGAGAAATCCATAGGGGCCTTGGAGAGTATTTTTAGTCTCAGGCAATCAGATTCTCTCCCTCCATCTCCTCCGGTTGCTTCAGCCCCAGCAGGTGCATCAGGGTCGGGGCAATATCCTTGAGCGCACCGCCATCTTTGAGGGTGCAACCCTTATGCGCCTCACTAACCAGGATCAGCGGCACCGGATTCAGAGTATGGGCCGTATGCGGTTGCCCGGTCTCCAGGTTGACCATCGTCTCCGCATTGCCATGATCCGCTGTGACCAGCAGGACGCCACCCATTGCCTGTACCTGCTCCGCGATTCGTCCCAGGCAGGTGTCAACCGTTTCACAGGCCTGCACTGCTGCGTTCAGTATTCCGGTATGCCCTACCATATCGGTATTGGCAAAATTGAGAATCACCAGATCATAAGGAGTACCTGCTTCTTCCTGATCTTTTAACGCAGCCAACAAACGGTCGGTTACCTCTATCGCGCTCATGGCCGGTTTTTGGTCATAAGTGGCCACATCCCGTGGTGACTCGATAAGGATACGGTCTTCACCGGGAAAGGGCGTCTCTGCTCCACCGTTAAAGAAATAGGTGACGTGGGCATATTTTTCTGTCTCGGCTATGCGCAACTGGTGCAGGCCCGCCTCACTGGCCTCTTCTCCGAGGATGCGGGTCAGGCTGACCGGAGGAAAGACGATGGGAAAATCGAAATCCGCCTCGTACTCGGTCATGGTAACCAACTCCAGTAGCTTAGGTCGGTTGCTGACATCAAAGCCCTGGAAATCTGCATCGGAAAAGGCATGGCAGAGTTCCCGGACTCGGTCGGCCCGGAAGTTGAAAAAGACAATGGCGTTTCCATCGCTGATCCTGCCCACCGCTTCTCCCGCATCATTCAGCAGAACCGTGGGCTTGATGAACTCATCGGTCTCTTCTCGGGAGTAGGAATCCTTGACTGCTTGCAGGGGATCTTCTGCCGTTATTCCCTGACCATCGACCAATGCCTGCCAGGCTTTTTCCACCCGGTCCCAGCGGGTGTCCCGATCCATAGCCCAGTAGCGGCCTGAGACCGTTGCCACCTGCCCGCAACCGATGCGTTTGATAGCGGCAAGCAGCTCTTCCATATAGCCCGCGCCACTGGAGGGCGGGGTATCCCGACCATCCATAAAACAATGGATTTTGGCCTCAAGTCCTCTGCTTCCTGCCATTGCCAACAGGGCCTCCAAGTGCTTGAGATGGGAATGGACACCACCGTCCGAGAGCAGCCCGCAGAAGTGAATCCGGCTTCCTGCCGCCTTGACCTGATCCATGACTTTGTTCAGAACCGGGTTTTTGGCAAATTCTTCCTGCTCAACAGCGCGGTTAATCCGGGTGTAGTCCTGATACACGATCCGTCCAGAACCGATATTAAGATGCCCGACTTCTGAATTCCCCATCTGCCCCTTGGGCAAACCTACCAAACCATTATGTGCGATCAGGCTTGTGGAAGGGTAGTCAGCAACCCATTGATCCATATTCGGGGTTTTGGCCACAGAAACCGCATTACTTGCTGATGCTGGGGCGATACCCCAGCCGTCCAGGATTGCCAGGATTACCGGTCTGTTCTTTGCCATCAGTCTTCCTCCTGCTCCTCAATTCCCAATTCGCGTAAATCGACCTGTGGGGCATCATGCCAGAGCCCTTCCAAATCGTAGAATCCCCGTTGCTCCTTATAGAAGATATGGGCCACGATATCGCCGAAATCAAGCAGAACCCACATACCTTCCTTTAGGCCTTCCGAATGCTTGCTGGTTACCCGTTTGGAACGCAACTCCTCCTCAATAGCGTCGGCCAGACCCTGAACATGGCGGCTGGAACGTCCGCTCATGATGACAAAGTAATCAGTAAACGAGGAATAGGCATGAACGTCCAGGATAACCAGGTCTTCCGCCTTGGTGTCCAGCGCAGTGCGGGCACAGATCTCAGCCAGTTCCAGAGAGGTTCGTTCGCGGTGTTCTTTTTTCAGCTGTCGCATCGTATGATAATAAAATGAAATTGTGAGGTTATAGGCGTGCCCTGACAGAAGAACTCAGCTTTTCTTTTTTCTTGCCTTGGTCTGTCTTGGCGGAAACTCAAAGGTAATTTTTCCCTTGGAATCCATGCAGAGGTAAGCATCAAAGGGACGTTTTCTTTTGGAGATAAAACCTTTGATCAGCTCTGTTTTGCCCTTGGTCAATAATTGGGCAATATTTTCTCGGGTGATGGTGCATTCCAGGATGATTTTTCCTATTCGCAGACCTTTTTTTCTATCCCCTTCCAGAGCGGATTCAGACATATAGGCCATCGGCGTTTCAAAAACCTTGGTCTGGTCAATGGGAGATATACCGATGGGGTCTTGTTTTTTAATGGCTTCCAGGTCCAGATCATCTGTGGAGTCGGCGAACTGAAAAGAAACCTTGGAGTTTTTGAGTACGATAGAGGCCGTAAAGGGTTTCCCTTTTTTGGAGCGAAAATTTGTGTATGGGCCGACGGTTTCGCCACGAATCAGTTGAACAATCTCCTCATGCTCCATGATTCTGCCACCAAGAATTTTACGGATCATCACTTTTCCGTCTTCTGATTGATAGGCTGTGGCGTTTTCAAAGAATTTCATACCTTCAACAGGGGAGAAAGGAGCCTCTTGAAGAGTCGCTTCCTCACCGGTTTTGACCTGTTCGACAATTTTTGCTGTCTGCTCCCTGATTTCCCGCATGAACTGCTCACGAGTCATCTTGCCGCGCAGGATTTGGTTGAGCTTATACTCCCATTCCCCAGTCAGCTCCGGTGAGGCGAGTACATCAATGTCCCGTGCCTCTAAAAGGGCGACCAGCTCAAAGGCCTTACCTGTGGGCACCAGTTCCTTCTGCTCCCGGACAACATATTTTTCATTGAGCAGTTTTTCGATGATTGCGGCCCGGGTGGCTGGAGTGCCCAGTCCTCGCTCTTTCATGGCCTCTGCCAGTTCCTCGTCATCTACCAGTTTACCGGAATGCTCCATCGCAGAAAGCAGGGTGGCTTCAGAAAAACGGGCTGCCGGTTTGGTCACAAGTTTTTTCTGCTCTATTTCCTTGCAGAGTACAGACTTACCTTCTGGTAGGGCCACAAGGGTCTCTGCATCTCCGCCCCCGGCCTTGGCGCCATAAACGGCTTTCCAGCCAGGTTCTACCAGGATTTTTCCCTCGGTAAGAAAAGTTTCCTGTTCCACAATGGAAAGGCGGCGGGTGTTATGAAAAACAGCCGCAGGAAAGAGGATAGCCAGGAAACGTTGCACGATCATTTGGTAGATCTTTAATTCCGGTTCACTGAGCGTTTTGGGAAGGCCAGCTGTGGGAATGATTGCAAAGTGATCGCTGATTTTTTTGTTATTAAACAGGCGCTTGTTTTTGAGATTTTTTTTCAGATAATCCTTTGCAAGGGCCTCGGAGGCAAAAGCATTGTACTGCCAGCCTTGTTGGCGTTCCAGGA is drawn from Candidatus Electrothrix aestuarii and contains these coding sequences:
- a CDS encoding tetratricopeptide repeat protein; its protein translation is MKPTVFISDFIFDVVQVAKRTSFLLFVPLCCLLLSVGARADDQNKQAAVALFEQANILSTQGKFQQAIEQYSGLIDKYGVSASLLYNLANTYAAAGQIGPAILNYERALHLSPGDADIQGNLAQVRKDAGLYQEEQSIFRHFVELLGADQWLMIAGCAFLCLGVSVLLATLVAEKKKRGLLQWGATCTLLVVILTLPPAFFRYQDWNVGVVLTEDAHLVISPFADATPAGDIKAGRLIQVEREHGDYVLVKTDNGKSGWLAKDCFALVADIPRK
- a CDS encoding VWA domain-containing protein — translated: MSLIPTFAEPFWLLIGCVCCVAVLFFLLLNTRRRKKELEKFVAPKLLRGLTGNVSRSRRRMKNIVFVLGLAFLFLALARPQYGERWIEVRRKGIDILIGVDVSKSMLVQDIKPSRLERSKLAIRDFVAKLEGDRVGLLPFAGSAFLMCPLTTDYDAFTASLDTLDVNSIPKGGTDIGAAIRQGAEILSNETNHKILVLVTDGEDLSEDALKAAEEAKGHNMTVYALGVGTPEGELVPAPEGQVGRFVKDEQGNFITSRLDEQTLASLAETTSGLYVPLGNMGQGFDVIYERKLSLIPQEEHGQRRRKIPIERFPWPVAMSVLFLGVEFLLSGRKSELALRLPFVKTAGRRKKRSATGLRLGLAITALATLATLSGVLLPQAQASEGEELFHAGDYVGAEAYYQKKLENEKSDPALYFNLGGALYRQEKYEQAAGAFTQALLTDDLSLQARSYYNRGNSQFFLGASAAGKDKEQALNLWNEAKKSFESALKLEPEDKAAAHNLEMVKKKMDQLKEQMNQSGQQSDKPQEGKEGEQKKDEKQQSPEQQKNQGEQGEQGEQGEQGEQGDQSGSPDEKDDAGQQDQEAAEQQEKKEKQQPDVEQNAASEAEQNKETPTAEDIQKAAAAQEKQGAQPDKDKQMSAEDIERRMMGKMTEEEAKNLLDSLKEEQGELNFLPQGGSNDSVDKDW
- a CDS encoding DNA topoisomerase III yields the protein MGKTLIIAEKPSVAADIVKALPGKFEKTKTHFEGGEYIVSYAVGHLVSIGFPEEVDPKFQKWTLENLPILPEEFPLSVLPNTKTQYNALSKLIRRKDVHVIVNGCDAGREGELIFKYILKHAYTRSVAGKSIRRLWLQSMTLDAIREGLQNLRENEEMLSLEDAALCRSEADWLIGINATRALTCYNSRHGGFRKTPCGRVQTPTLSLLVKREEERRAFIPKDYWELHAQFHCENATYQGTWIDTAFKKDPENPHANKKRIWKEEQAAEIAQKCLGKPAQVEESHKNSQQAPPQLYDLTSLQREANSRFGFSAKNTLALAQALYERHKLVTYPRTDSRCLPEDYAQSVHAVLERQQGWQYNAFASEALAKDYLKKNLKNKRLFNNKKISDHFAIIPTAGLPKTLSEPELKIYQMIVQRFLAILFPAAVFHNTRRLSIVEQETFLTEGKILVEPGWKAVYGAKAGGGDAETLVALPEGKSVLCKEIEQKKLVTKPAARFSEATLLSAMEHSGKLVDDEELAEAMKERGLGTPATRAAIIEKLLNEKYVVREQKELVPTGKAFELVALLEARDIDVLASPELTGEWEYKLNQILRGKMTREQFMREIREQTAKIVEQVKTGEEATLQEAPFSPVEGMKFFENATAYQSEDGKVMIRKILGGRIMEHEEIVQLIRGETVGPYTNFRSKKGKPFTASIVLKNSKVSFQFADSTDDLDLEAIKKQDPIGISPIDQTKVFETPMAYMSESALEGDRKKGLRIGKIILECTITRENIAQLLTKGKTELIKGFISKRKRPFDAYLCMDSKGKITFEFPPRQTKARKKKS
- the rsfS gene encoding ribosome silencing factor, with protein sequence MRQLKKEHRERTSLELAEICARTALDTKAEDLVILDVHAYSSFTDYFVIMSGRSSRHVQGLADAIEEELRSKRVTSKHSEGLKEGMWVLLDFGDIVAHIFYKEQRGFYDLEGLWHDAPQVDLRELGIEEQEED
- the gpmI gene encoding 2,3-bisphosphoglycerate-independent phosphoglycerate mutase yields the protein MAKNRPVILAILDGWGIAPASASNAVSVAKTPNMDQWVADYPSTSLIAHNGLVGLPKGQMGNSEVGHLNIGSGRIVYQDYTRINRAVEQEEFAKNPVLNKVMDQVKAAGSRIHFCGLLSDGGVHSHLKHLEALLAMAGSRGLEAKIHCFMDGRDTPPSSGAGYMEELLAAIKRIGCGQVATVSGRYWAMDRDTRWDRVEKAWQALVDGQGITAEDPLQAVKDSYSREETDEFIKPTVLLNDAGEAVGRISDGNAIVFFNFRADRVRELCHAFSDADFQGFDVSNRPKLLELVTMTEYEADFDFPIVFPPVSLTRILGEEASEAGLHQLRIAETEKYAHVTYFFNGGAETPFPGEDRILIESPRDVATYDQKPAMSAIEVTDRLLAALKDQEEAGTPYDLVILNFANTDMVGHTGILNAAVQACETVDTCLGRIAEQVQAMGGVLLVTADHGNAETMVNLETGQPHTAHTLNPVPLILVSEAHKGCTLKDGGALKDIAPTLMHLLGLKQPEEMEGENLIA
- a CDS encoding BatD family protein, with product MKQLINSFFRIRTWKMRILLFFIVLSCFFSAFSAVTTLAADVQVTAEINPTSFSEDQAASFVLTVSGARSAEPEMPRTEGLHIVYQGQSSQTSWVNGEVSSAISYNFLVQAEKPGKFTIPPVNVTIKGETYTTESVQCTVLPTQNAGGQIRGNSGGARGSSSGANPNIVEIKDIGFMRIVPETKRMYSGQVVPFILKAYFRAGQRVTLKSAPRLSGEDFLLQSLDEEPIQQQEHVKGKLYTSLTWKGTLSAVKEGSFPLTVEMDAEVLVRSRSRLRGSPFGSSLLDDPFFADILGNYSRRNITVSSPENTVTVLDLPTENRPADFSGAIGTFSLNVAASPLDGKIGDPITMKMQLDGSGNFALVQAPTLSDEQGWKTYPASGSVKDLGGGKGEKTFEQALIPTDQSLNSIPPVRFSYFDPKIEEYVTLNSDPIFLHLQKADNVSAAPVDAQSTPQAKAPLSAGQEGQKNLESANKLHLASLKPDLGRLVPSIEPLYHKLSFVLLLGIALLLILLSLLFFLRQRRLAKDPSILRRREVQGRLATHYEGMKKALASQSQKDFLQHCRAAIQQGTGQAWGLSPEAVTLADLEQRLPVEDPLRAIFVRLEQSEYAGEQLPQADLEKMLQTTRKELGKLV
- a CDS encoding thioredoxin family protein; this translates as MKKRFMPLLLLTLISVLFLSTTAEAVTTNQWYTKASSFKKIEKAAKKKNKPYILFFYTDWCGYCKKMNKNYLSKEKIQHILSKYYRIKINPEKGEAEGNLAQKKGVQGFPDFRVVHPSGISIKVHPFKRSGSLTVKEFIQELEAALKGES